The proteins below are encoded in one region of Lactuca sativa cultivar Salinas chromosome 3, Lsat_Salinas_v11, whole genome shotgun sequence:
- the LOC111888382 gene encoding zinc finger protein 5, with protein MGEVVSNFLSSTWVREDADSSCSSVSADKKIRLFGFELDPLKNGSMLSKEGSLSTTISCEKEKSPMANSKETKKFECQYCFKGFVTSQALGGHQNAHKRERMKKKRLLLQATKANISSYLQPYDQIIDNHGININFHGYKDRAFNEPNISFGLYDDDLLSFTDTNSFGYMHARRSRRMLSSLPDDSKQSCKSLDLQLALSSYASATL; from the coding sequence ATGGGAGAAGTTGTGTCTAATTTTCTTTCATCAACATGGGTAAGAGAGGATGCAGATTCTTCATGTTCATCAGTATCCGCAGACAAAAAGATTAGACTATTCGGGTTTGAGCTTGATCCTCTTAAAAATGGCTCGATGCTAAGCAAAGAAGGATCATTGTCCACCACAATCTCTTGTGAGAAAGAGAAGTCCCCCATGGCGAATTCCAAAGAGACAAAGAAATTCGAGTGCCAGTATTGTTTCAAAGGGTTCGTAACCTCGCAAGCATTGGGTGGTCATCAGAACGCACATAAAAGAGAAAGAATGAAGAAGAAAAGGTTATTGTTACAAGCTACAAAAGCCAACATAAGTAGTTATCTCCAACCCTACGACCAGATAATCGATAATCATGGGATTAACATCAATTTCCATGGCTATAAAGATCGTGCATTTAACGAACCAAACATTAGTTTTGGTTTGTATGATGATGATTTATTATCGTTTACGGATACAAACAGCTTTGGATACATGCATGCACGTAGGTCAAGAAGGATGCTTTCTTCTTTACCAGACGATTCAAAGCAATCTTGTAAAAGTTTGGACCTTCAGTTGGCTTTAAGCTCGTATGCCAGTGCCACCTTGTAA